Proteins encoded within one genomic window of Flavobacterium oreochromis:
- a CDS encoding HupE/UreJ family protein: MQEFWLYFEIGLKHVLNINAYDHILFLIGMTIPYSFNDWKKWLTLVSLFTLGHSISLILSVFGIIYIKENLVEFLIPITILIVALFNLFTAGKSSKKESITLIAIVTLLFGIIHGLGFSNYFKTLLPGNKSDKILPLAEFALGIESAQIIVVFVVLIISFIIQSVFRFSKRDWTLVMSSFIIGVVTPLIIQSPIWHR, from the coding sequence ATGCAAGAATTTTGGTTATATTTTGAAATTGGTTTAAAACACGTATTGAATATCAATGCTTATGACCATATACTATTCCTTATTGGAATGACCATCCCTTATTCTTTTAATGACTGGAAAAAATGGCTAACACTTGTAAGCTTATTTACGCTAGGACATTCTATTTCATTAATACTTTCTGTATTTGGCATTATATATATTAAAGAGAATTTAGTTGAATTTTTAATCCCCATTACAATCTTAATTGTAGCGCTTTTCAATCTCTTTACAGCTGGAAAAAGTTCAAAAAAGGAAAGCATAACATTAATAGCTATTGTAACTCTACTATTTGGAATAATACATGGTCTAGGTTTTTCAAATTATTTCAAAACCTTATTACCTGGAAATAAATCTGACAAAATACTACCTCTTGCTGAATTTGCACTTGGGATTGAAAGTGCGCAAATAATTGTCGTATTTGTAGTACTAATAATTTCCTTTATAATTCAATCTGTTTTTCGTTTCTCAAAAAGAGATTGGACCTTAGTTATGTCTTCTTTCATAATAGGAGTTGTAACACCACTAATCATACAAAGTCCTATTTGGCACAGATAA
- a CDS encoding deoxycytidylate deaminase, producing MEEKLSKYDTAYLRLAREWSKLSYCKRKQVGAIIVRDRMIISDGYNGTPSGFDNCCEDENNLTHWYVLHAEANAILKVANSTQSCNEATLYITLSPCKECSKLIHQAGIRRVVYHEKYKDDSGLVFLEKAGVTVQQIINLDS from the coding sequence ATGGAAGAAAAACTTAGTAAATATGACACTGCTTACCTACGCTTAGCTAGAGAGTGGAGTAAACTTTCCTACTGCAAAAGAAAACAAGTAGGAGCAATTATAGTAAGAGATAGAATGATTATTTCAGATGGATACAATGGCACTCCTTCTGGGTTTGATAATTGTTGTGAAGACGAAAACAACTTAACACACTGGTATGTTCTTCATGCAGAAGCAAATGCAATATTAAAAGTTGCCAACTCAACTCAGTCGTGCAATGAAGCTACTCTTTATATCACACTTTCACCATGCAAAGAATGCTCTAAATTAATCCATCAAGCAGGCATAAGAAGAGTAGTATACCATGAGAAATATAAAGATGATTCAGGCTTAGTTTTCTTAGAAAAAGCAGGAGTAACAGTACAACAAATTATAAATTTAGATTCGTAA
- a CDS encoding FAD-dependent oxidoreductase gives MFDVLIVGGGVSGVSCAMILGSAQNKHFVKGKRIGILTHQKISSLQEAVFYNAYGVPAGKLGADLLIESLDQLKNTYEHIVQIPDEKVFKIQSVDGGFEVMTNKSVFHSKIVVIGVGASNLFDIQGLNEYVEPHQKSLPEKKRIQLKNIDYKVKDGVYVCGTLSGHRSQLAIAAGSGAAVATEILVLWNQGVETHSHDGVKKK, from the coding sequence ATGTTTGATGTATTAATTGTGGGAGGGGGAGTTTCAGGAGTGTCCTGTGCTATGATTTTAGGTTCTGCTCAAAATAAACATTTTGTAAAAGGTAAAAGAATAGGAATTCTTACACATCAAAAAATATCTTCTTTACAAGAAGCTGTTTTTTATAACGCATACGGAGTGCCGGCTGGTAAATTAGGAGCTGATTTGTTAATTGAATCTCTAGATCAGTTAAAAAATACTTATGAGCATATTGTGCAAATTCCAGATGAAAAAGTTTTTAAAATACAGTCTGTTGATGGTGGTTTTGAAGTGATGACTAATAAAAGTGTTTTTCATTCTAAAATAGTTGTTATTGGGGTTGGCGCTTCTAACTTATTTGATATTCAAGGCTTGAATGAATATGTTGAGCCACATCAGAAATCACTTCCTGAAAAAAAACGGATTCAATTGAAAAATATTGATTATAAAGTGAAGGATGGAGTATATGTTTGTGGTACACTTTCAGGGCATAGAAGTCAGTTGGCAATAGCTGCTGGGAGTGGGGCAGCAGTAGCAACTGAAATATTAGTTTTATGGAACCAAGGAGTGGAAACACATAGTCATGATGGGGTGAAGAAAAAATAA
- a CDS encoding MarC family protein, with product MNFDWKEVLTVGMVLFAVIDIMGSIPIIVDLRNKIGHIHAERASFVSGLIMIMFLFVGEGMLKFIGVDVKSFAVAGAIVLFFLALEMILGISIYKDEEPKTASIVPLAFPLIAGAGTMTTLLSLRSEYQSINIVVAILFNIIIVYAVLKLSGKIEELLGPTGLGVVRKVFGVVLLAIAVKLFAANVKGLFV from the coding sequence ATGAATTTTGATTGGAAAGAAGTGTTAACTGTAGGGATGGTTTTATTTGCAGTTATTGATATTATGGGGTCAATTCCTATAATTGTGGATTTACGAAATAAAATAGGACATATTCATGCTGAACGTGCTAGTTTTGTTTCAGGCTTGATTATGATTATGTTTCTTTTTGTGGGAGAAGGGATGTTGAAATTTATAGGTGTAGATGTTAAATCCTTTGCTGTTGCGGGAGCTATTGTTTTGTTTTTTCTTGCATTGGAGATGATATTAGGGATTAGTATTTATAAAGATGAAGAACCTAAGACGGCAAGTATTGTTCCGTTAGCATTTCCATTAATTGCAGGTGCTGGTACTATGACAACATTGTTATCTTTACGATCAGAGTATCAGTCAATCAATATAGTAGTGGCTATCTTGTTTAATATAATAATTGTGTATGCTGTTTTAAAGCTGTCAGGTAAAATAGAAGAGTTGCTTGGACCAACAGGATTAGGGGTAGTACGAAAAGTTTTTGGTGTTGTATTGTTGGCAATAGCTGTTAAATTATTTGCTGCTAATGTTAAAGGCTTGTTTGTTTAG
- a CDS encoding DUF3109 family protein codes for MFQIGKTIVSEDILEKEFVCNLTACKGACCIDGDSGAPLLEEELPILEAIYPKIEHLLKPEGVEAIKNQGTWVKDKDNELGTPLIDNKDCAYVIFKDGNALCGIEEAYNQGLIDWKKPVSCHLYPIRIKEFTSFQAVNYDRWDICSEACSLGKELKVPIYKFVKEALIRRFGAEWYEELEIVAREYYK; via the coding sequence ATGTTTCAAATTGGTAAAACAATCGTCTCAGAAGACATTTTAGAAAAAGAATTCGTATGCAATCTAACTGCTTGTAAAGGGGCTTGCTGTATTGATGGAGATTCTGGAGCTCCTCTATTAGAAGAAGAATTACCAATCTTAGAAGCTATTTATCCTAAAATAGAACACTTACTCAAACCAGAAGGGGTTGAAGCTATAAAAAACCAAGGCACATGGGTTAAAGACAAAGATAATGAACTAGGAACACCACTAATAGACAATAAAGACTGTGCCTATGTTATTTTTAAAGACGGAAATGCTTTATGTGGCATAGAAGAAGCCTACAATCAAGGTTTAATAGATTGGAAGAAACCTGTTTCTTGCCATCTTTACCCAATAAGGATAAAAGAATTTACAAGTTTTCAAGCGGTCAACTATGATCGTTGGGACATATGTTCTGAAGCTTGCTCTCTAGGAAAAGAACTCAAGGTACCTATCTATAAATTCGTAAAAGAAGCTTTAATAAGAAGATTTGGAGCTGAATGGTATGAAGAACTTGAAATCGTAGCACGCGAATACTACAAATAA